ACAACGTCAGATTCTGCTGTAAAGTTGATGAATACATAGTATCCTTCTTTGAAGTCTTTGATTTCGTAAGCTAACTTTCTATTTCCCCATTCATCAACATTTTCTACTGAACCATTGCTTTCAATGATTCCTTTTAATCTGTCTATTAAAGTTTTTCTTTCCTCTTCTTCCATTGTAGGAACGAAGATAAATGCTCCTTCGTACTTTGTCATCTGTTTCACCTCCTTTTGGACTAACGGCTCAATTTAAGATAGATTGAGCAAGGATATGTTACAACCTAGTATTATATCACTTATTATAACCTATTGCAATACATTTAAAGCAAAAACCCCCTTGAATTTCAAGGGGGTTTTTATCTATAACATTTCTTTAATAGTTTCCGCTAATCTCTTAACGCCTATAACTATTCTTTCTTCGTCCATATTTGAATAGTTAAGTCTTAATGTATTTTCATTACCTCCATTAGGGAAGAATGAACCTCCTGGTACAAATGCTACCTTTTTCTCTATAGCTTTTTCAGCTAATTCTCTAGCATTTATATGTTCAGGTAATACAACCCAAGTAAATAAACCACCTTCTGGATGAGTGAATTTAATGCCTTCTGGTAATTCTTCTTTCATTGTCTTAAGCATTAAATCTCTTCTCTTTCTATAAACTGCTTTTATCTTTTCAATGTGCTCA
The window above is part of the Caldisalinibacter kiritimatiensis genome. Proteins encoded here:
- the rpsF gene encoding 30S ribosomal protein S6; translated protein: MTKYEGAFIFVPTMEEEERKTLIDRLKGIIESNGSVENVDEWGNRKLAYEIKDFKEGYYVFINFTAESDVVNELDRVSKITDSIMRHMVIREEE